ACCtaaccctaaaccctaaacccctaaaaccctaaaaccctaaaaccctaaaccctaaaaccctaaaccctaaaaccctaaaaccctaaaccctaaaccctaaaaccctaaaccctaaaaccctaaatccctaaaaccctaaaaccctaaaaccctaaaccctaaaaccctaaacccctaaaaccctaaaccctaaaccctaaaaccctaaaaccctaaaaccctaaaccctaaaacccctaaaaaccctaaaaccctaaaaccctaaaccctaaaaccctaaaccctaaaacccctaaaccctaaaaccctaaaccctaaaccctaaaccctaaaccctaaaccctaaaccctaaaccctaaaaccctaaaaccctaaaaccctaaaaccctaaaaccctaaaaccctaaaccctaaaaccctaaaccctaaaccctaaaccctaaaaccctaaaaccctaaaccctaaaaccctaaaaccctaaaaccctaaaaccctaaaacccctaaaaccctaaaccctaaaaccctaaaccctaaaaccctaaaccctaaaacccctaaaccctaaaccctaaaaccctaaaaccctaaaccctaaaaccctaaaaccctaaaaccctaaaaccctaaaacccctaaaaccctaaaccctaaaaccctaaaccctaaaaccctaaaccctaaaccctaaaaccctaaaaccctaaaacccctaaaaccctaaaaccctaaaaccctaaaccctaaaaccctaaaccctaaaaccctaaaactTAATCCTAAGTctaatgaaaaatgcatgcaaaaaatcttatgaaaaaacttgtctaaaaaactgacccataaaatgcatgtaaaaaaaATCGCCTCataaagatactcctaATAAGTCTCCacaaaaaatgcatgcaagaAATCCAACCTATAAAAAAGTCTCATAAAAAATCGACCCACAAAATACACTACTAaaaaacacccacaaaaaatccactagaaaaaggtacctagaaaatgaccctGGAGAAGGACCTACCaataagtctctaaaaaagacaccacaaaaacacccacaaaaaatccagtatagaaaggtacctagaaaatgacctactcactataatgatactaagactaacctaaaaatgatactagtaaaacttgtctaaaaatctactactaaaagacaccataataagactaacctaaaaatgcatgcaaaaaatcttatgaaaaaacttgtctaaaaaactgacccataaaatgcatgtaaaaaatcGACACTCAAGATGGACCCTAGTAatgacccataaaaatctgaccTGCtgaaaggtacctagaattgacactccataagacacccataagatgaccctctaaaaatccactataaaaatctactactaaaagacaCTAGAAAAAACACCACAAAAATCTGACCCAtaaaaaatccagtatagaaaggtacctagaaaatgacctactcactataatgatactactaaaatgcatgcaaaaaatcttatgaaaaaacttgtctaaaaaactgacccataaaatgcatgtaaaaaatcGACACTAAAAAacacccataagatgacTCATAAAAAATCTACCCTCTGGATGGACCCTAAAATGAACCTCataaagtctctaaaaaagtACCTATGAAAGATACTCATCAAGAGACACCTAAGAGTCTACTCTATAACACTACTTACCATGGACCCACTAAAAGGTACCCTCAAGATGGAGACCAAGCGACACTCACTAGATACTACCCACTCAACTCACTAAGAGACACACTCCATAAGAGTccattaaagagtctactagAACACTACTCTGAATGAGTCTCCATGGACCTACTAATACCACTATGTCTGCTAAAAGGTGCATCTAATAATGGTCACTAAAAATTCTGTCTAATATGGACCCTCAAGATGGAGACTAAGGAGGGACCCAGTAACTCCCTCATCTCTCTAGTGACTACTTAGACTACCATACTGAACAGTTCTCATAATAGaccattcctccatctaccaatgatTACAGAGGCTCCCTGCGGTCGCctatgctcctatactctgtatactcgcaagactcctctattcacttcgctcatatagtcgctcaggcttACGCCAGTCCTTCGGACTCTATCCTCCCTTCAGTCGGATAGTCAtaaactacctagtctccgacgtcggtaggtcattaCTACCTCTGGTAGTACTGAGAAGAGTACTCTGAAGAGTCCAGTAAAGAGTCTACTCTAGAATGACACTCTGAATAAGTCTCCATGGACACCTACCAAGTGACCAACTAGCAAGACAGATAGTTACTAAAAGTTAAAAATTATAGTCCCTCACATGAATCAGGGATGAGCTATACTACGTTGCCATCTTGACATTGACATTGACATGCAACCGGACCTTGATAGGCCCTGACAAAGtgaattttaaaatgattAAACTCTTGAAATAAAAGACAAATATTAAAGCTGCATTAAATACAACATACTGGCATTTATTCATCAGCATAAACAATAAACAAAACCTCATTCCCAGTTATCAGATTTGATCTAATGTCCGTAGTAAAGGATTCACGGACACATTTTAATCCACCAGAAAGAGCACTTCCTAACCAAAATCCTAAGGACCTCCAGAATCCATAGTGTTTAGTTGGCCAGTTGTCTCTATCGTATTTTGTAATAGCCTTGACATAACCACCGCCAATGTATGCAACAATGTCCATGGTAAACTGGGCTGTAAGAGCATTCAGAGCTGACAGTTGGCCGTCTTTACATTTGCCTTGCATTCCAACACCGCTGTTGGCTACACCCTTTAGAGTCTCTTCACAGCATTTCAGAGTAACTGTGATCACACCTGTAGTCCATATGTTGCCATAAATTGCCCTGGAGCTTCTCCAATTGGGGTAGTGGATAGCAAAGATACACAAGGTCATTGCCGTCATATAGGGAATCATAAACAGCCATGTTGCGTGCCATCCACTGTGAGTAGTCCATGGTCTGTCCGGACCATTAGTAGTCCATGAGCATACAGCTGCAATAACGAGAGAAGGAATGGCACTTGTGAATAGCAAGGCTAAATCTATCAAATGACCAGCCTCTGGACTCACGAATTGATACGGTGCTATGGCTGGATAGAAGGCATAGATGCAACTCATTCCGCAGAGACACATTAGCATATTAGATATAGCCTCTTTAGCTCTCGTAAACACTGTACCCTCCGGAGTCTCTTGAGTAGTACTTCCAGTATTCCCTGAAGCTTGTGTACCCCCTGGATCCCAATATGCAATGGTCCATACAATAGCTGCAATACCGGAAACCAGTGCTGATATCAGAATTTGTCCAATCACTATCCAAAAGTATGTGTCAGACCACTGGAACTTCTCGGCAAAGTAGAGATAGACAGCATGGTATAGACAAGCCATGATACCAGAGAGGGGCATACCAAGACCAAAGTATGCAACATCTGCAACTCCAATGGTAATGGATATAGACTCATCTAAACCAAATCCTAGGGAAGCAATAACAAGAACCCAGTAGTAAAATGTCAAGCATCCACGTTCACCGCCAACTGAATATGCCACTATCAACAGTAAGTTCATCATAAAGAGACCCCAAATGGCAATGACGGATACAATGTAGTCAGCAGTCTTGTCACGATCACTAAACAGGACGTAAAACGACATTAGGAAGAGACCAACGTCTCCAGCTGTCTCCATggaatggtgaatggaGTTGATGAAAATGCCAATCTGTCCACTAGGAATGCCAAACCTAACCACTGCAAACCTTCCCGCCGTAATGGCAACACGTAGAGTCTGTAGAAGTGAGAATCCTGCCATGAACATGGCAAACCTTCGGATGGTAGACTTCTCCTTGGTCGTTCCACCTGCGCCTCCACTTCCAGCCCCGGGACTAGCCATCATTTGCCTTTCCTGAGAAGTTTGGAGAGCATTCACCTGTGTCTATGTATCATCATTGAATCTTAGGACCTCCATACTGCCTTGTCTATGTGCCACCAGACAGCATATACAGAACCGGATGTGCGattaatgtacaaatctATTCACATTATGGTACAATGACTAACGATATCGACGATATGTTGACTCCATGTCTCAAATCAAGGATGTGAGTACCAGGGAATGGATTCCATCCCCATTGTCTCATCCACTCTTCCCTGGTCACCAGACTCATCTCAAAACATGGACATTTCACCAAGAGTTTTACCAGAGAATAATTTGGGTATTGGTTGGCTGAGAGCTGGAGAGCGTAGTCTACATTGGCGCCTCGGTTGGATGGTTAATGGTTCCACCAAGAGACACCTTGAATGGAAATGGACATTGTCCACTGTCACATCATAAACACCTATTGTCTTCATAGTTCATGATTCTTCAACCATAATCTCAAATGCGTAGGAAATGTTAAGCTTTCACAAACCCACCTGAGTGTTCTGATTGTCTCCACCAATAGTAGACTTGTCATTAGGAGAGTCAGTCTGCTCTTCAAGTACTTGAACAGAGTCTAGTACTCCAGTACCTTTAGTAGGATCAAGAGTAGAGTGGCAGTTTAGACTGGTGTCTTTGGAGACGGAGCTAATGGCTGTGCATACTGCTTGATCGGGATCTCCAGGAGTTCTTGGCATTCTAGTCCCTGGTCTTGGCAGTGGTAGTGGGACGTACTATCTGTCTTACTACATACAAGTAGGAAACCATGACCTCGGAAACTGCATTAACCTTatatactccagtagaGGTATCTCAATACGACCAAAGTCTACTGTCCTATTACTTTAGAAAGCCCGAATGAATGTCCACTATCCCACTCATTGGTGTATTCAGTGGAGTCCAGTTCTACGGTAGATCTTTGGTCAGTAGGATAAAGAGCTTATGACGATAGTCCTCCTCCGCTCCCACCCATTCATCATGTTCTCCAGTCGCCATAGTAGTTATACTCCATGAGAGTCTAAGTGCAATCAAAGGGAGCATATCAACATCCTATCTCTCAGCAGGCAACCTCCAGAGACACCAGGAGATACTACTAGACACTCACTAGAATGACCTCACTAATCCTTGGAAACAATACTAAGGGAGACAGTACTGGATGAGTAGATGACCACTAGAGAGGGTACTCCCTCTGGAGACACTACCTCTAAAGGGGGACTGTATGGTTACACAAGCTCCTTACAGTCATGTACTCTCATCACTTcctccggctaaagcctacGGTGGTCTAGGGACCTACGCAGTGAGGGATGTGTATGGTAGGACAGTAGTAGTACGGATAGGTAACACATCTGGTTAGTCAGGGTACCAATATATGGTCAAAGGTGTACACAATGGTCTCATGTATACATTAAAGCAGTCAGTCTGGAGTAGGATATGGCAAATAGTAAAATTAATGGACCTTTATTCCCCATGGGGTCTCCAGTACAGTCATTCTCCTACCACTCCAACCAGGGAGTCCTCCAACTCCAGACTGTCCTTTACGTGGATTCGAGTACACCAAGACTGCCAACTGACGTACCACTCTC
This region of Theileria equi strain WA chromosome 1, complete sequence genomic DNA includes:
- a CDS encoding hypothetical protein (encoded by transcript BEWA_017460A), which encodes MASPGAGSGGAGGTTKEKSTIRRFAMFMAGFSLLQTLRVAITAGRFAVVRFGIPSGQIGIFINSIHHSMETAGDVGLFLMSFYVLFSDRDKTADYIVSVIAIWGLFMMNLLLIVAYSVGGERGCLTFYYWVLVIASLGFGLDESISITIGVADVAYFGLGMPLSGIMACLYHAVYLYFAEKFQWSDTYFWIVIGQILISALVSGIAAIVWTIAYWDPGGTQASGNTGSTTQETPEGTVFTRAKEAISNMLMCLCGMSCIYAFYPAIAPYQFVSPEAGHLIDLALLFTSAIPSLVIAAVCSWTTNGPDRPWTTHSGWHATWLFMIPYMTAMTLCIFAIHYPNWRSSRAIYGNIWTTGVITVTLKCCEETLKGVANSGVGMQGKCKDGQLSALNALTAQFTMDIVAYIGGGYVKAITKYDRDNWPTKHYGFWRSLGFWLGSALSGGLKCVRESFTTDIRSNLITGNEVLFIVYADE